A part of Arachis hypogaea cultivar Tifrunner chromosome 12, arahy.Tifrunner.gnm2.J5K5, whole genome shotgun sequence genomic DNA contains:
- the LOC112730725 gene encoding uncharacterized protein: MENKRKDQPSSASTNYHHRRNVKPKPNPEPQDPEIRELQTLPLFPTGPLFQSSPSSNHSQDPELSSPPQPPPAPAFVDDLDIVITPPFPWATDRPAKVHTLQYLKQNKILTIKGDVQCGSCRKKFEMEFDLKKKATEHGKFLKDHRASMHSRCPKEWMNPNPIACKFCGQEKSVKPVIGSWKDHSINWLFLWLGEFIGFCTLEDLRYFCKYNKLHRTAAKDRFVFNAYTEIFKQLIRVD, translated from the coding sequence ATGGAGAACAAGAGAAAGGATCAACCTTCATCAGCCTCCACCAACTACCACCACCGCCGCAATGTGAAACCGAAGCCCAATCCAGAGCCTCAAGATCCAGAAATCAGAGAATTGCagacactccctctcttccctacCGGACCATTATTCCAATCTtcaccttcttccaatcattcacagGATCCAGAGCTTTCatcaccaccacaaccaccaccgGCACCGGCCTTCGTCGATGACCTTGACATAGTCATCACTCCTCCCTTTCCATGGGCCACTGATCGTCCGGCGAAAGTCCACACACTCCAATATCTGAAACAAAACAAGATCTTAACAATCAAAGGAGACGTTCAATGTGGAAGCTGTCGCAAAAAATTCGAAATGGAGTTCGATTTAAAGAAAAAGGCTACAGAGCATGGAAAGTTCTTGAAGGATCACAGAGCTTCCATGCATAGTCGCTGTCCAAAAGAGTGGATGAATCCGAATCCGATTGCATGCAAATTCTGCGGCCAAGAAAAAAGTGTGAAGCCTGTTATTGGAAGTTGGAAGGATCACTCCATTAATTGGTTGTTTCTTTGGTTAGGTGAGTTCATAGGGTTTTGCACTTTAGAAGATTTGAGGTATTTTTGCAAGTACAATAAATTGCATAGAACTGCAGctaaagatagatttgttttcaacGCTTACACTGAAATCTTCAAACAACTCATTCGAGTCGATTAG
- the LOC112728854 gene encoding probable uridine nucleosidase 1 isoform X1: MANSLLHEPQKLIIDTDPGIDDSITIMMAFESPEVEIIGMTTIFGNVTTQGATHNALLLCELAGHQNVPVAEGSPEPLKGGIPRVADSIHGSDGLGNMFLAPPKAKKIDKFASEFLVEKISEYPGQVSVLALGPLTNLALAIKRDSSFASKVKKIVVLGGSVLALGNVNPAAEANIYGDPEAADIVFTSGANIVVVGLNITTQIKFTDADLLKLKESRGKYAHLLSNMCKFYRDWHVNSDGFYGIFLHDPVSFVALVHPDLFTYKKGVMRVETQGICEGHTIMDLGLKKWNTSNPWTGYSPVSVAWTVNVDEVLRFIKERLMKSL, from the exons ATGGCGAATTCTCTACTCCATGAACCCCAGAAGCTCATCATTGATACTGACCCTGGAATTG atGATAGCATTACAATTATGATGGCATTTGAGAGTCCAGAGGTGGAGATCATAGGCATGACCACCATTTTTGGTAATGTTACCACACAAGGTGCCACACACAATGCTCTTCTTTTG TGTGAGCTTGCAGGACATCAAAATGTTCCAGTAGCAGAAGGCAGCCCTGAACCACTTAAg GGTGGAATTCCTAGGGTTGCTGATTCAATTCATGGTTCTGATGGATTGGGAAATATGTTCTTGGCACCACCAAAAGCTAAGAAAATTGACAAGTTTGCTTCTGAATTTTTAGTGGAGAAAATTTCAGAATATCCTGGTCAAGTATCTGTTCTAGCACTTGGACCTTTAACAAACTTAGCTTTG GCCATCAAAAGGGATTCTTCTTTTGCAAGCAAGGTGAAGAAAATAGTTGTACTTGGTGGTTCTGTTTTGGCCTTAGGGAATGTTAATCCTGCTGCAGAAGCAAAT ATCTATGGAGACCCAGAAGCAGCAGATATTGTGTTTACCTCTGGAGCTAACATTGTTGTTGTTGGATTAAACATTACAACCCAAATCAAATTCACAG ATGCTGACCTCCTTAAATTGAAGGAATCCAGAGGAAAGTATGCACATTTATTGAGTAACATGTGCAAATTCTATAGGGATTGGCATGTTAATTCTGATGGTTTCTATg GAATTTTCCTTCATGACCCTGTCTCTTTTGTGGCACTTGTGCACCCAGATTTATTTACTTATAAGAAGGGGGTAATGAGAGTAGAGACACAAGGCATTTGTGAGGGACATACAATTATGGACCTAGGACTAAAAAA ATGGAATACAAGTAATCCATGGACAGGTTATTCCCCAGTTTCAGTTGCTTGGACGGTGAATGTTGATGAAGTTCTTCGTTTTATTAAGGAAAGACTCATGAAATCATTATGA
- the LOC112728854 gene encoding uridine nucleosidase 1-like isoform X2, with amino-acid sequence MMAFESPEVEIIGMTTIFGNVTTQGATHNALLLCELAGHQNVPVAEGSPEPLKGGIPRVADSIHGSDGLGNMFLAPPKAKKIDKFASEFLVEKISEYPGQVSVLALGPLTNLALAIKRDSSFASKVKKIVVLGGSVLALGNVNPAAEANIYGDPEAADIVFTSGANIVVVGLNITTQIKFTDADLLKLKESRGKYAHLLSNMCKFYRDWHVNSDGFYGIFLHDPVSFVALVHPDLFTYKKGVMRVETQGICEGHTIMDLGLKKWNTSNPWTGYSPVSVAWTVNVDEVLRFIKERLMKSL; translated from the exons ATGATGGCATTTGAGAGTCCAGAGGTGGAGATCATAGGCATGACCACCATTTTTGGTAATGTTACCACACAAGGTGCCACACACAATGCTCTTCTTTTG TGTGAGCTTGCAGGACATCAAAATGTTCCAGTAGCAGAAGGCAGCCCTGAACCACTTAAg GGTGGAATTCCTAGGGTTGCTGATTCAATTCATGGTTCTGATGGATTGGGAAATATGTTCTTGGCACCACCAAAAGCTAAGAAAATTGACAAGTTTGCTTCTGAATTTTTAGTGGAGAAAATTTCAGAATATCCTGGTCAAGTATCTGTTCTAGCACTTGGACCTTTAACAAACTTAGCTTTG GCCATCAAAAGGGATTCTTCTTTTGCAAGCAAGGTGAAGAAAATAGTTGTACTTGGTGGTTCTGTTTTGGCCTTAGGGAATGTTAATCCTGCTGCAGAAGCAAAT ATCTATGGAGACCCAGAAGCAGCAGATATTGTGTTTACCTCTGGAGCTAACATTGTTGTTGTTGGATTAAACATTACAACCCAAATCAAATTCACAG ATGCTGACCTCCTTAAATTGAAGGAATCCAGAGGAAAGTATGCACATTTATTGAGTAACATGTGCAAATTCTATAGGGATTGGCATGTTAATTCTGATGGTTTCTATg GAATTTTCCTTCATGACCCTGTCTCTTTTGTGGCACTTGTGCACCCAGATTTATTTACTTATAAGAAGGGGGTAATGAGAGTAGAGACACAAGGCATTTGTGAGGGACATACAATTATGGACCTAGGACTAAAAAA ATGGAATACAAGTAATCCATGGACAGGTTATTCCCCAGTTTCAGTTGCTTGGACGGTGAATGTTGATGAAGTTCTTCGTTTTATTAAGGAAAGACTCATGAAATCATTATGA
- the LOC112728854 gene encoding probable uridine nucleosidase 1 isoform X3 — protein sequence MQCELAGHQNVPVAEGSPEPLKGGIPRVADSIHGSDGLGNMFLAPPKAKKIDKFASEFLVEKISEYPGQVSVLALGPLTNLALAIKRDSSFASKVKKIVVLGGSVLALGNVNPAAEANIYGDPEAADIVFTSGANIVVVGLNITTQIKFTDADLLKLKESRGKYAHLLSNMCKFYRDWHVNSDGFYGIFLHDPVSFVALVHPDLFTYKKGVMRVETQGICEGHTIMDLGLKKWNTSNPWTGYSPVSVAWTVNVDEVLRFIKERLMKSL from the exons ATGCAGTGTGAGCTTGCAGGACATCAAAATGTTCCAGTAGCAGAAGGCAGCCCTGAACCACTTAAg GGTGGAATTCCTAGGGTTGCTGATTCAATTCATGGTTCTGATGGATTGGGAAATATGTTCTTGGCACCACCAAAAGCTAAGAAAATTGACAAGTTTGCTTCTGAATTTTTAGTGGAGAAAATTTCAGAATATCCTGGTCAAGTATCTGTTCTAGCACTTGGACCTTTAACAAACTTAGCTTTG GCCATCAAAAGGGATTCTTCTTTTGCAAGCAAGGTGAAGAAAATAGTTGTACTTGGTGGTTCTGTTTTGGCCTTAGGGAATGTTAATCCTGCTGCAGAAGCAAAT ATCTATGGAGACCCAGAAGCAGCAGATATTGTGTTTACCTCTGGAGCTAACATTGTTGTTGTTGGATTAAACATTACAACCCAAATCAAATTCACAG ATGCTGACCTCCTTAAATTGAAGGAATCCAGAGGAAAGTATGCACATTTATTGAGTAACATGTGCAAATTCTATAGGGATTGGCATGTTAATTCTGATGGTTTCTATg GAATTTTCCTTCATGACCCTGTCTCTTTTGTGGCACTTGTGCACCCAGATTTATTTACTTATAAGAAGGGGGTAATGAGAGTAGAGACACAAGGCATTTGTGAGGGACATACAATTATGGACCTAGGACTAAAAAA ATGGAATACAAGTAATCCATGGACAGGTTATTCCCCAGTTTCAGTTGCTTGGACGGTGAATGTTGATGAAGTTCTTCGTTTTATTAAGGAAAGACTCATGAAATCATTATGA